In Palaemon carinicauda isolate YSFRI2023 chromosome 1, ASM3689809v2, whole genome shotgun sequence, the genomic stretch tatatatatatatatatatacatatatatatatatatatatatatatatatccatggcaGAGCCTCATAGGAATCAACCCTCTAAAAGTTAACAagacaaagaaaacaaaaattgtttTGAATAACAAAAAACAAGAATATTCACTTGCTGGACACACTTATGGATTCCAGAtgtaagtataaacaaaggcacaccctAGCCAGGTATCTGTTTGGGATACATTCAAATACAAGTAGCTTGCCTCacgatcaaagggattataaaacaaggttgcaATTCATACGGCAAAACTAGAAGTTCCAGGCAAACTTGCTTTTAACAGTCTTCTCCAGGCTGAATAGCAACATAATCAGGTGCAAGATCATGCAATATTATTCCAGAGAAAATTCCAGACTTATGACAGGAAAAACTTCAAGCTTACAGGAAAACCCTgcaacactgtggttcattatCTGCATGAACAGTCAACCGGGTTTGGGCATTGACAACACATAAAAGTTTGGCTGCCACTGAAAaattttctatgccactttatgttcaacTTCTAGTTTCCACTTCAAACCCTAtagggagtagggcgtgctgcaaaaaaaaaaaagaagaaaaaaataggtgTAATTAGACAAAGTTGAAGGACCAAAAACATACCAGActacaaatataatataatgaaaaaatgaaaaataatatatactttTTCTTAACTATACTTTTAATTTTTCCACAATATCATGTCTTGCATTAAGATGTTACCGGACACAAGTGCTGATGTCGCTGCTATCAGACTGCAACACCTTAACACCATGGGTATCTCCAGGAGCTGCTTGTAACCACTGCCTCCTAATGTGACGTTCACCTTGGATGGATCTCCGATGTTACCTGCTCTGGGTTTATTACAAGCTACCCTTACCTTAGGCAGGCGATTCTGTCATGCCAGGATTCAAGTTGACAAAAGTGTGGAAGTTCCATTTCTATCCTATGGTCCTTGTAAGGAAATGGCCATAATATCTCCAGACTTCTCCAAACCTACATAGGAGGTCAAACATGTAAATAGATGCAAGGAGCTACCCCTCTCAGCACCATATCACCTTCAACAGCCAAGGATTACTTTTTTCAAGAGTTTAAAGATGTGTTAGTCTTAAAAAATTTGAAAAGAGCTCCTTTCAAGCAAATGATTGGTCCTTCCATGAGAATCCATCCACACCCAAAGACAGATTCCTTTTGCTTTTAAGGACCAAGTCAAAGAAGAGCTTGTTTCTGTGGTGGCCCAAGGGATAATATAACCCGCTAGTGATGACCCTTTAGTTTGGTGCCACCCTCTCGATGTCGTTGTCAAGAATGGGACAGGAGTATGTATCACTGTCGACCAGCCCACCTTCCCCCACACCTTACACATCTATTTGTAGTGTGCACCCGGAGGCTAACTACTTCACCACAGCTAATGCTCTCTACGGGTATTGGAACTAGCAGTAGAAGATCAATATTTAACCACCATTATTACACCATATGGTCAgttcatacattgcagaggaccTATGGGCTTCGTATCTACTGGCGACGCCTTCTGCCTGCGAGGTGATATGCCATTCAAGGTGCCCAAAATTGTGCTAAGGTCATAGATGATCTTCTCTACAACGAAGACCATATTAAACACCTTCATCGTATCCACGGAGTGCTTACCATATGCTACAAGTAGGGGATCACACTCAACAAGGATAAATTTGTGGTCGCTGCCCCTTCCGTGAACTTTTGTGGGTACAATCTCTCAGGAGATGGCATCTCAACTGATCAGCAGAAAGTCAGTGCCATCATAGATTTCCCAACTCCTGAAAAACTGACAGACCTCAGATCACTCATAGGATTGGTCATCTCCATCGCAGCCTAATCTTTACGTTCCCTGATGAGCCTGAAGAGAACATTTGTCTGAACTTCCaaccatgatgaagcatttcaACACGTCAAATTAGCTCTCACCTGTCTAACAGTTCTCATTCTCTTTGACTTAGACCTATCGGTTGTTCTTCAAACCTATGCTTCATGCCTCAACGGCATTGGACAGGCTCTCCTGCAGGACCATGGTAATGGACACCTGCGTCTAATTCAGTGTGGTTCTTATTTGGTCGCCGATGCAGAGACACGCTATGCCACCATCGAGCTTGAGATGCTAGCTGTTGTCTCGGCAATGTCAAAGTATAGGTTGCATCTAACCAGCCTACAGCACTTTATTCTGGACAGTTATACACTGGATGCCATCAAAAACTCCCATCTCAAGCGCCTCAAGGAGAAAATCTTACCTTACATCTTTACAGCTGTGTAGCGTGCTGGTAAGTTGCTCTACTTTCCAGATGCATTGTCTCGAGCCCAGGTCAGTTACTCAACACAGGAGGACGAGATCTTGGGTGCTTCTTCCGCTGCTCATCTCCGAATTGTCATTGCCATAAACATCATTACTCTTTCGGACCAGTCTTCAGCTTAGGATGGCGACAGGTTACTCTACGATATTTGTGATGCAGCAAGAGTAGATCCTGCGTATACTCATCTACTTGATTGCGTCACATTAGGATTCCCTCACAACAGATATGATCTTCACAATTCCATACTTCTATACTGGAAATTATGTGCATGGTGACCTTGTTctgtatggagcaagagttgtagTTTCTGCTGCCCTTTGTTGCTATACCTTGTCCCACTTGCAGGACAGCCACAGAGGTGTAGATGCAACCAAGTGTAGAGCAAGGCAGTCAGGAACCTTTAATGAATGACGACAACCCAACAAGACCCTCTAAGTCTGTCTCAGCCGACTTCTTCGTTGTCACAGGGAAAGCTTTCCTCGTCGTCATCGATTGTCTATCAAGAAGGCCTGTTATTGCACCCTGTAATGGTGATAATACAACTTCTAATACGATCAGGAACTTCTGCAGATACTTTCATGAAGTTGGTGTTCCTCCTAGCCTTAGGACAGATGGATGGCCACAGTCCACCAGCACAGAGTTCAGGGATTTTATGAAGAGATGGGATGTTCGACGCATGGTAACTTCATCTCACTATCCGCAATTGAATAGTTACACCGAAGCCGCTGTGAAGTCAGTTAAGCAACTCATCCTGAAAACAGGCCTGTCTGGCAACATCGATTTTGAAGATTTTGGCCATGGCTTGCTGGAACTCAGGAATACTCCTAATTTTACAGGACGCTCCCCTGCCCAGATCTTGTATGGCTGACCTCTCAGGTCATGTATCCCTGCCCACCCAAAAGCAATCGAATAGTTACGCTGTAGCCGCTGTGGTCAGTTAAGCAACTCATCCTGAAAACAGGCCTGTCTGGCAACATCGATTTTGAAGATTTTGGCCATGGCTTGCTGGAGCTCAGGAATACTCCTAATTTTACAGGACCCTCCCCTGCCCAGATCTTGTATGGCTGACCTCTCAGGTTATGTATCCCTGCCCACCCAAAAGCATTCTCCAAGGAATAGCAGGTCAAGTCTGAAAACTGTGACCAACATGCTGCTGCCCATTTTGAGCAAGTAAAGACccagtatgaccagcatgcccAATCCCTGCCCAATTTGAGTGTTGGACAGGAAGTTCCGATTCAAGACCTGACCTCTCATCGTTGGGGCAAAGTTGGCATCgtcatgggccatggaaagtcaagagaTTATCAAATTCGTCTCCAAGTGGTCGTGTGTGGTGGCGTAATCGCCGTTTTCTTCGTACAGTGCCACCCACTATTAGTGACCCCTCTCTCCCTGACCCTGTGGCCCCTTGCCTGGACCTAAAAAGAGAATCCTTAGTCAGTATCCCTCCAGTGAATCCGTGTAGTTCCCAAAGGATCATAGAAAAGGAGTCCACTCGAGATTGCACTACAAGtgtgagggggagggaggtgtaggtacATGAGAAGACATTTAACATGTACCAGTAttcattattactgtcattattctATATGTATTATTTACTGTATTATGTGCTTTCAAACATTATTCCAGATGTTGCATATCAGCAGATTGAATCATGTCTTAttaatatgatatggcaacattgtatTATCATTAGCAATACTTACCTATTGTTCCCATGATGCACGGTCTTGTTTGTCCTGGTCTCTTACTGATAATTTACCTTTCTGTTGTTCCCACGGACTTAGTATTTTACTCGTTTTAGACATTAAGACCCTACTTTTAAAGTTTTACCCTTGCCCTATCCATTAAgtttaaggaagttaccaacacgtgcAGTTATCATCCGGAGGACTAAGCCTACCAGGAAAAATTTGGTGTTTTTGTCCGGCATGTCTCCATCCTTTTACTAAGCTGCCGCACTCTTCAGTAGTTTATATCTCTATGCTTATTCAGTGTTCTCAAAATTGTTGAATGTCTTTGTTGATAGAGAaatgcaataaagaaaagaaaagacaaaataaaCAGGTGCAAGGTtatgagaaaataaaatgaaacttaaGTAGTATACGAAAAATTCAGTGTCTGTAGATGGTACAATGGTGGTAATGATAGAAAAAAGAAACTgcaaaaaatctttaattttgattGTAGGAGAAAAAGGTTAAGAGTATATATGAAAAACATTCGGGTATCTTTGTACTTGaatctctctctagattttatatCTCGATAAAAGCAAATTGGTTTTAATGATAAAGTTGCCAAATGTTGAGCTATTCATGGCAGTGGATCTATTCGTACAAACCTGATAAAACTTAAACAAGTGGTAGTGAGTGTTCGTATTTTAATTGCAAATTCTAATTCATTAAATACTATCATTTTTGCTTTAGAAAGAAATGTTATATAACTCAAATTCAGCAGCAGTTTGTGTTTTCTCTAAGTGAAACATAGAGAGTTAAATAAAAAATTCCTAATGTATATAAACATCttgtaacaggatatatatatatatatatatatatatatatatatatatatatatatatatatatatatatatatatatataaataaataatatatatatatatatatatatatatatatatatatatatataaatatatatacagtatatatatatatatatatatatatatatatatatatatatatatatatatatatataaaatgcaatgcatagaacacttggggattgtggagaaggattggactggaatggtaatagaaaattagctgactaagagtatgctgatgacgctgtccttattaggagaacaccacaagatttgcaatgcttgctgtccagaatgcatgaattataaCATAAGGTTTGGCtccgataaattattattattattattattattattattattatattattattattatcattattattatcattattgttaatattattaatgttattattattattattattatcattattattattattattattattattattataataattatcatttttattattatcacttgttaagctacaacgatagttggaaaagcaggatgctttgagcTCAGGtggtccaacaggggaaatatcccagtgaggaaaggaagtaaggaaaaataaaatattttaagaacagtatttcctttataatctatagaaactttaaaaaacaagaggaagagaaataagatagaatagagtgcccgaatgtaccctcaagctagagaacactaacccaagacagtggaagaccatggtacagaagctgcggcacttcccaagactggaaaacaatagtttgattttggagtgcccttctcctagaagagctgcttaccatagctaaagagtctcttttacccttacctagaggaaagtggccactgaataatgttaatacagtaaccccttgggttaagaagaattgtttggtaatctcattgttatcggatgtatgaggacagaggagaatatgtaaagaataggccagactattccgtgtatctttaggcaaagagaaaatgaaccgtaaccagagaaaagaatctaatgtagtactaacggaccagtcaaaggactccataactctctatcagtagttctcaacgtgtggctggtgccctggtcagatAATGgggacggaatatgcaatggaagaatgaATATCATTGGAAGATGCAAGggctaatgaggtagaatcatttaaatatttaggaactatgatctctagtacagggtctttagattttgagtttaatgaaagattaaaaatagCAAACCAAGCAATGGCTAGGTtgcgtaaaatttggaaatcaaatcgcctgatttACATAATAAAAATCAGGCTTGATACCAGTTTAGCGAGATCgttgtcactgtatggacatgaatcgtagtatgacaatgagacaatattaTCATATTTTGCAGAGTTAAAAaccaagccctcagaaggatattgggagtttaatggcaggacagacttagaaaagaaactatatgagagattacttgagtgccatatgtggatgagatcatggtgaggggtagatagaaatggtttgggcataGTCTTCGCACTCACCAGTTcaacaaagttttatatatatatatgtatacacacacacatatatatatatatatataaataaatagataaatatatatatatatatatatatatatatatatatatatatgtatatatatatatatatatatatataaacaaacaaacacacacacacacacacacacacacatatatatatatatatatatatatatatatatatatatatatatatatatatatatatatatattaaatatttgtgtattattacatatatacagaagCTGAACCTTTACTTTAAAATTCGTTTGTTGGTATATGTGGCCATTTACCCACTATATTGGGTTAATCCATTAACTCACTGTATTGTTATCATGAAACTTATTCCGGTATAATTAATGTTAGTAGGGTGGGAATATCCCTGGCATGTTCACAagattattttagattttatatcTTTCTCGTCGTCATCTCTTCATTTCTTCCTTCAATATCTTTTCCCCCCATTTCTTTAACTTGTATGGAAATATCTTTTTGTTCCATTTATCTGATTTTCATACGACTCTAATCTGACATTACAAAATTGTTCCAGTTTTGTGAGTCATTATCATAAATTGTTCTTGTGTTGTATCCTTGTTTCGTTTGACATCAAAGGGGTTCTCTGGTGACCTTAATTTCCATCATATTTTCGTTGTTCGAAGGACGTCTTCTTTTGTCGCAATCCCCGAAGAATTGATTATTACCTCGGTAAAATCGCCAGACTTGAATCTATTTGGTTATTTTGCATATCGCAacattaaaaaagttttttttttcttttttcatgactgAATTGCAAGTTTTGacaaatgtaatttttatttatgtaCTTTCTTGAGAATAATGTAAATAATCAGATTCCAGCTGCATCATTCatagaatatttctattttcattcagttcGATCATTTCTGGAGCTAATTTAACTGTAATCAGAAGAATTTTTTCTTCACCTCATCTACTCAAGTGAAGGAACGTAGATTTTCTTATCATGCCTATGTTAAAACaatctgtattttctttttttgcaatgtTATCTGTCTATAGACATTATGACACTTACCGCATCAGAAGCTTATCACTCTTTGTCTATTTTTCTGTCCTTGCTTCCCCTCCGTTCGTTTGTGTGTTATGGTAGAATCACACTAGTCATTTTTTGTCCGAAGTTTTCGCCAACCTTTAGCCGATGATAAGCCAGTGatagtgttgtagcgtcacactacgatatcgcagttcgaggagcaaatggaaaaaagttaaatgaaatcgatcagctgatatcatcgtAGCAACAAGAATTTTATAACTGTTGGAAtaatatgtattatcggtatattacgtgaattgaagcattctacaactaccacaggatgaactaATCAGATTTTTATCA encodes the following:
- the LOC137637616 gene encoding uncharacterized protein; amino-acid sequence: MQPSVEQGSQEPLMNDDNPTRPSKSVSADFFVVTGKAFLVVIDCLSRRPVIAPCNGDNTTSNTIRNFCRYFHEVGVPPSLRTDGWPQSTSTEFRDFMKRWDVRRMVTSSHYPQLNSYTEAAVKSVKQLILKTGLSGNIDFEDFGHGLLELRNTPNFTGRSPAQILYG